A DNA window from Camelina sativa cultivar DH55 chromosome 13, Cs, whole genome shotgun sequence contains the following coding sequences:
- the LOC104738407 gene encoding zinc finger BED domain-containing protein RICESLEEPER 2-like — protein MDSSPFPDIIDKERDDPNLISESGNKRKDAPTDGGVTSQLAQPKRKPSTRSTVWGHFTRFDDNLKRSHFIDVSWRLRKLIIGFKYITDHKGATISRVLLDCLAEWGIEEILTVTVDNETTNTSPLKKFQEAFSLRNNEAFVLNGECMHMRCCAHIINLIVRDALHGLSENVTAIRNAVQYVRSSTSRCDSFEQKVVSGKMTRGSLPLDIKTRWNSTYFMLSRAIDFRLTFDRMEAEDKMYNDYFNEVENGKKKIGLPTRTDCSAIERLVRFLIIFYNSTSVVSASTSVASYKCYGEIVTIERNLMSLSNSIDSDLKSKADAMLLKFDKYWDGMRNINIFLIVASVFDPRKKMQFAKMCFDKLYGKDTSYLKEMSERITTFLTSLFKEYSNRL, from the exons ATGGATTCCTCACCATTTCCAGACATCATTGACAAGGAGAGAGATGACCCAAATCTGATATCTGAGAGtggaaacaaaaggaaagatgCTCCGACAGATGGTGGAGTTACTTCACAACTAGCCCAGCCAAAGAGAAAACCGAGTACAAGATCTACTGTTTGGGGACACTTCACGAGATTTGATGATAATCTTAAGAGAT CACACTTTATTGATGTTTCTTGGCGACTGAGGAAGCTGATTATTGGGTTTAAGTACATTACCGATCACAAAGGAGCAACAATATCACGGGTTCTTCTTGACTGTTTGGCTGAGTGGGGCATAGAGGAGATTTTAACTGTGACAGTCGACAATGAAACTACAAATACTTCTCCTTTGAAGAAATTTCAGGAGGCATTCAGTTTAAGGAACAATGAAGCATTTGTTTTAAATGGAGAGTGTATGCATATGAGGTGTTGTGCTCACATAATCAATTTGATTGTTAGGGACGCTTTGCATGGGTTGAGTGAAAATGTGACAGCCATACGCAATGCAGTTCAGTATGTGAGGTCTTCTACTTCAAGATGTGATTCCTTTGAGCAGAAAGTTGTCTCAGGGAAGATGACTAGAGGGAGTTTACCGTTGGACATCAAAACAAGGTGGAATTCAACATACTTCATGTTGTCAAGAGCTATTGATTTTAGATTGACATTTGATAGAATGGAGGCGGAGGACAAGATGTACAATGACTACTTCAATGAGGTCGAGAATGGGAAGAAAAAGATTGGGCTGCCTACAAGGACTGATTGTAGTGCCATAGAAAGGTTAGTGAGATTTCTAATCATATTCTACAATTCTACTTCGGTTGTGTCTGCTTCAACCTCAGTTGCTTCTTATAAGTGTTATGGAGAGATAGTGACTATAGAGAGGAATTTGATGTCACTAAGCAATAGTATTGATAGTGATTTGAAATCAAAAGCCGATGCTATGTTGTTGAAATTTGATAAGTACTGGGATGGAATGAGAAACATCAATATTTTTCTGATTGTTGCAAGTGTGTTTGATCCACGGAAAAAAATGCAATTTGCTAAGATGTGCTTTGATAAGCTTTATGGGAAAGATACATCATATTTGAAGGAGATGAGTGAGAGAATCACCACTTTTCTGACATCTCTGTTTAAGGAGTATAGCAATCGTCTTTAG